One region of Carya illinoinensis cultivar Pawnee chromosome 8, C.illinoinensisPawnee_v1, whole genome shotgun sequence genomic DNA includes:
- the LOC122274378 gene encoding cytochrome P450 84A1-like: MDSSLLKGLEPFSLTVFFIVPLLFLLGLVFRIIRRLPYPPGPRGFPILGNMGLMDHLTHRGLAKLAKQYGGIFHLRMGYLHMVAVSSPDVARQVLQVQDNIFSNRPATLAIKYLTYDRADMAFAHYGPFWRQMRKLCVMKLFSRKRAESWESVRDEVDSTVRLVAANIGKPVNIGELVFELTRNIIYRAAFGTLSHEGQDEFIGILQEFSKLFGAFNIADFIPWLSWVDPQGLNARLAKARRSLDGFIDNILDDHIAKKKKNHGSTTVSEDSDMVDDMLAFYSEDEKTRESDDSFTLTRDNIKAIIMDVMFGGTETVASAIEWAMAELMRSPEDLKRVQKELADVVGLDRRIEESDFEKLTYLKCALKETLRLHPPIPLLLHETSEDAEVAGYRIPAKSRVMINAWAIGRDGNSWEDAETFKPSRFLRENVPDFKGSNFEFIPFGSGRRSCPGMQLGLYALDLAVAHLLHCFTWELPDGMKPSELDMNDVFGLTAPRASRLIAVPSKRVVCQLD; the protein is encoded by the exons ATGGATTCTTCTCTCCTCAAAGGGTTGGAACCTTTTTCCCTGACAGTCTTCTTCATCGTCCCCTTACTGTTCTTGCTGGGTCTGGTTTTTCGTATCATCAGAAGGCTGCCATATCCACCGGGGCCTAGAGGCTTTCCGATCCTCGGTAACATGGGGTTGATGGACCACTTAACCCACCGCGGACTAGCCAAGTTGGCCAAACAATACGGCGGAATCTTTCACCTCCGGATGGGGTACTTACACATGGTGGCCGTGTCCAGCCCCGACGTGGCTCGCCAGGTCCTTCAGGTACAGGACAACATCTTCTCCAACCGCCCGGCAACCTTAGCAATCAAGTACCTCACCTACGACCGCGCCGACATGGCCTTCGCTCACTACGGTCCCTTCTGGCGCCAGATGCGCAAGCTCTGCGTCATGAAGCTATTCAGCCGCAAACGGGCGGAGTCGTGGGAGTCAGTACGCGACGAGGTGGACTCGACCGTGAGGCTTGTGGCGGCCAACATCGGCAAGCCTGTGAACATCGGGGAGCTGGTGTTCGAACTAACGAGGAACATAATCTATCGGGCAGCGTTCGGGACACTGTCGCACGAAGGACAGGACGAGTTTATTGGGATACTGCAGGAGTTCTCCAAGCTGTTCGGAGCTTTTAACATCGCGGATTTCATTCCTTGGCTGTCCTGGGTTGATCCCCAGGGTCTCAACGCTAGGCTCGCCAAGGCTCGACGGTCTCTGGACGGATTCATCGATAACATCCTCGACGATCACATagcgaagaagaagaaaaatcatgGGTCGACGACGGTTAGTGAGGACAGTGATATGGTGGATGATATGTTGGCTTTTTACAGCGAGGACGAAAAAACTAGGGAGTCCGATGACTCCTTCACCCTCACCAGAGATAACATCAAAGCCATCATAATG GACGTAATGTTTGGGGGGACGGAGACGGTGGCGTCAGCAATAGAATGGGCAATGGCCGAGTTGATGAGGAGCCCGGAGGATCTAAAGAGGGTTCAGAAAGAGCTCGCGGACGTTGTAGGTCTGGACCGGCGAATTGAAGAGAGCGACTTcgagaagctaacttacctaaAGTGCGCTCTCAAGGAGACTCTACGCCTCCACCCACCCATTCCATTACTCCTCCACGAGACCTCCGAGGATGCCGAGGTTGCCGGGTACAGAATTCCGGCCAAATCCCGCGTCATGATCAACGCATGGGCGATTGGCAGGGACGGGAACTCGTGGGAGGATGCTGAGACTTTCAAGCCCTCAAGGTTTCTTAGAGAAAACGTGCCGGACTTCAAAGGGAGCAACTTTGAGTTTATTCCGTTCGGTTCTGGCCGGAGATCCTGCCCCGGCATGCAACTCGGGCTCTACGCTCTGGACTTGGCCGTGGCTCACCTCCTCCATTGTTTCACATGGGAATTGCCAGACGGGATGAAGCCCAGTGAACTGGACATGAACGACGTGTTCGGACTCACTGCGCCGAGGGCGAGTCGACTCATTGCTGTACCGAGTAAACGGGTGGTGTGCCAGCTGGATTGA